One part of the Haliotis asinina isolate JCU_RB_2024 chromosome 2, JCU_Hal_asi_v2, whole genome shotgun sequence genome encodes these proteins:
- the LOC137274219 gene encoding dual specificity mitogen-activated protein kinase kinase 6-like, with protein MQDDGQSTQKGKIRRCLRLPIQPPQQVIPVDLETEGTLTLGGERVPCDAGDLEHLSSLGQGDSGDVDYMLHRPSGIPVVVKRILVRMDRDEISDLLQDIETIRSCGPCPDIVSVYGAFFRDRHVWVCMEPMDTSLDKFQKTVYNRGDRIPETALAKIAQPVIQGLDFLYRKVKVTQRDLKPADILLNSKGEVKLGDFGVRYTQRGAMARPRDNGRCPYMAPDRIDPPEPDPGEITPNTIHSERCSRHSVTDPRADVWSLGIILVEMATGEYPYSDYGPQFELLVKIVEQDAPRLTSGEFSSEFEDFVSVCLKKNYRERSTFEQLLSHPFIEGGSGGIDMAAYLNSYGDLAKC; from the exons ATGCAGGACGACG GCCAGAGTACACAAAAAGGGAAAATACGCCGGTGTCTAAGATTACCCATACA ACCACCTCAACAAGTTATCCCTGTTGATCTAGAGACAGAAGGCACGTTGACCCTAGGAGGGGAGCGCGTGCCATGTGATGCGGGGGACCTAGAGCACCTGAGCTCCCTTGGGCAGGGAGACTCGGGGGATGTGGATTACATGCTGCACAGACCCTCGGGGATACCGGTGGTAGTTAAG AGAATCTTGGTAAGAATGGACCGAGATGAAATCAGCGATTTGCTGCAGGATATCGAGACTATACGGAGTTGCGGCCCCTGTCCAGACATCGTGTCCGTGTATGGCGCTTTCTTCAGGGAT agaCACGTGTGGGTGTGCATGGAACCGATGGACACCTCCCTAGACAAGTTCCAGAAAACAGTCTATAACAGGGGCGACAGAATTCCAGAAACTGCACTCGCCAAGATAGCCCAACCT GTGATACAGGGTCTCGACTTCCTATACcggaaggtgaaggtcacgcAAAGGGACTTAAAGCCCGCTGATATTCTACTGAACTCTAAGGGAGAAGTGAAGCTCGGGGATTTCGGGGTACGGTATACGCAACGTGGGGCCATGGCACGACCACGTGATAACGGCAGGTGCCCCTACATGGCG CCCGACAGAATTGATCCACCGGAACCGGatccaggggagataactccgaACACTATCCACTCAGAGCGCTGTTCCAGGCACTCCGTCACAGATCCCCGAGCTGATGTTTGGAGCCTAGGGATCATTCTT GTTGAGATGGCGACTGGAGAATACCCCTACTCCGACTATGGCCCCCAGTTTGAGCTGCTCGTGAAGATTGTAGAGCAGGACGCCCCGAGGCTTACATCCGGAGAGTTCTCGTCTGAATTTGAAGATTTCGTTTCAGTTTG TTTAAAGAAGAATTACCGCGAAAGGTCGACCTTTGAGCAACTTTTGTCCCACCCGTTTATTGAAGGCGGATCTGGGGGAATAGACATGGCGGCATATTTGAATTCCTATGGCGACCTGGCCAAATGTTGA